A DNA window from Streptomyces sp. B21-083 contains the following coding sequences:
- a CDS encoding S66 family peptidase — translation MTTPVYPPKPSPGDRIAVISPGAGLPGLFPRPHELGLERLRKEFELEPVEYPATRKMGSTPQERADDLHAAFADPDIRAVIATIGGDDQITVLPFLDRELIRANPKPFFGMSDNTNLLAYLYNTGIVGYHGATVMAALGRPVAMDPLTAESLRAALFTSGEYELRPAECWNDVNRDWADPATFDAEPETRPGNGWTWLNADRVVEGRGWGGCLEILGWLLMADREISPDPTAYDGGVLLLETSEEMPSGEEVFRTLRNMGERGLLQRFSALLMGRAKTWSFERPNSPAEGDRYAAEQRAAVQRALSAYAPGLMTVFDVDFGHTDPQLVLPYGGSIRVDGPDRRITVTY, via the coding sequence ATGACGACCCCTGTCTATCCCCCCAAGCCCTCACCCGGCGACCGCATAGCCGTCATCTCGCCGGGTGCCGGACTGCCCGGCCTCTTCCCGCGCCCCCACGAACTGGGGCTGGAGCGGCTGCGCAAGGAGTTCGAGCTCGAACCGGTCGAGTATCCGGCGACCCGCAAGATGGGTTCGACGCCCCAGGAGCGCGCCGACGACCTCCACGCGGCGTTCGCCGACCCGGACATCAGGGCGGTCATCGCGACGATCGGAGGCGACGACCAGATCACCGTGCTGCCCTTCCTGGACCGGGAGTTGATCCGGGCGAACCCGAAGCCGTTCTTCGGGATGAGCGACAACACGAACCTGCTGGCCTACCTGTACAACACCGGGATCGTCGGCTACCACGGAGCGACCGTGATGGCGGCGCTGGGACGTCCGGTGGCCATGGACCCGCTGACCGCCGAGTCCCTGCGGGCCGCCCTGTTCACCTCGGGCGAGTACGAACTGCGGCCCGCCGAGTGCTGGAACGACGTCAACCGTGACTGGGCCGACCCCGCGACCTTCGACGCCGAACCGGAGACCCGTCCCGGCAACGGCTGGACGTGGCTGAACGCCGACCGGGTGGTGGAGGGCCGCGGTTGGGGTGGCTGTCTGGAGATCCTCGGCTGGCTGCTGATGGCCGACCGCGAGATCTCCCCCGATCCGACGGCGTACGACGGCGGGGTGCTGCTCCTGGAGACCTCGGAGGAGATGCCGAGCGGCGAGGAGGTCTTCCGGACGTTGCGCAACATGGGCGAGCGCGGACTGCTCCAGCGCTTCTCGGCGCTGCTGATGGGTCGCGCGAAGACCTGGTCCTTCGAACGCCCCAACAGCCCGGCCGAGGGCGACCGTTACGCCGCCGAGCAGCGAGCGGCGGTGCAGCGCGCGCTGAGCGCCTACGCTCCCGGTCTGATGACGGTCTTCGACGTGGACTTCGGCCACACGGATCCGCAACTCGTCCTCCCTTATGGGGGGTCGATACGGGTGGACGGCCCTGACCGGCGCATCACCGTGACGTACTGA
- a CDS encoding amino acid ABC transporter ATP-binding protein: protein MEAVRKTFGDTVVLRDVDLEVAPHTVTALIGASGSGKSTLLRCANLLEDIDDGAIWLDGEEITDPRADQDAVRRRIGVVFQAYNLFPHMTVLENITLAPRRVHGVDRADAEQYARELLERLGLGAKAGEYPDRLSGGQQQRAAIVRALAVRPRLLLLDEVTAALDPELVGEVLAVVRDLKADGMTMVLATHEMGFARDVADQVCFLEGGVVLERGTAEQVFGEPQQERTRQFLRRIVEAGRL, encoded by the coding sequence ATGGAGGCCGTGCGCAAGACCTTCGGTGACACGGTCGTCCTGCGGGACGTCGATCTGGAGGTCGCCCCGCACACGGTGACCGCTCTGATCGGCGCGTCCGGTTCCGGCAAGTCGACGCTGCTGCGGTGCGCGAACCTGCTGGAGGACATCGACGACGGCGCGATCTGGCTGGACGGCGAGGAGATCACCGACCCGCGGGCCGACCAGGACGCCGTGCGCCGGCGCATCGGGGTGGTCTTCCAGGCGTACAACCTCTTCCCGCACATGACCGTGCTGGAGAACATCACCCTCGCCCCGCGCCGGGTGCACGGCGTGGACCGCGCGGATGCGGAGCAGTACGCCCGTGAGCTGCTGGAGCGGCTCGGGCTCGGCGCGAAGGCGGGCGAGTACCCGGACCGGCTGAGCGGCGGCCAGCAGCAGCGGGCGGCGATCGTCCGCGCCCTTGCCGTACGTCCCCGGCTGCTGCTTCTCGACGAGGTCACCGCGGCCCTCGACCCGGAGCTCGTGGGCGAGGTCCTCGCCGTCGTCCGGGATCTGAAGGCCGATGGCATGACGATGGTCCTGGCCACCCACGAGATGGGCTTCGCCCGCGATGTCGCGGACCAGGTCTGTTTCCTGGAGGGCGGTGTCGTCCTGGAACGCGGCACGGCCGAGCAGGTGTTCGGCGAGCCGCAGCAGGAGCGCACGCGGCAGTTCCTGCGGCGGATCGTGGAGGCCGGGCGGCTGTAG
- a CDS encoding TerD family protein — translation MTAELVRGQNHPLSQVRLEVRISAGAPIVAGATIGDEQGRVHGVEWVAHPGAPTLPGLEVSKQAAADHRLAVDLGAMPESVHRISLLLALPSGVGGPVRFGAVAAPFVAVTGLDGTEVASYRITGLEAESAVVALELYRRHDAWKVRAVGQGYAGGLVELLADQGLPEARHLADAIDGAVSQAHSRAVAPPPPRTPDGDRTRRPASPPAPARTTSPYAAHGPQDTPIPGTPEQAGSPVQGDLGAARPSSPYEVEDPQNAPSQVGRPDGPAQAAPAAGAPVDYSHPSRRTAAPPPAPPTAPPARSGESGGPVAGDATGWSMDERLYNQVWGMFEDLARTVAAYRSAVDFADSRMEQEIDRALADPRSRGGGRGDAAREAARARQTQLVDQARSALDRDLSQLAAEAEVVEPALPPAYARWDNPVWHGYRVPMEMPMALRVGDLRLPESAGLSVPMLVRLPLERGLWIDSGGESLDGSLLDSDELRRLAMDTAVAHASRLLAVHPAGEFAVHVIDPAGSGAPALAPLVRTGVLAGPPAAGAAGVADVLGRLTQRVDLVQMAVRGGAADSLPPDLDTAQQLVIVNDFPHGFDDRAVTQLRYLADEGPAVGVHLMMVADREDAAAYGPLLDPLWRSLMRLTPVPDDHLADPWVGHAWTYEPSVVPQGSQVLQQVLSQVAAARRSWNR, via the coding sequence ATGACGGCCGAGCTGGTCCGGGGGCAGAACCATCCGCTCTCCCAGGTCCGCCTCGAAGTGCGGATCTCGGCCGGTGCGCCGATCGTGGCCGGGGCCACGATCGGCGACGAACAGGGCAGGGTCCACGGCGTCGAGTGGGTGGCCCACCCAGGAGCTCCCACGCTCCCCGGCCTGGAGGTCTCCAAGCAGGCGGCGGCCGACCACCGGCTCGCCGTGGACCTGGGTGCCATGCCGGAGTCGGTGCACCGGATCAGCCTGCTGCTCGCCCTGCCGTCCGGCGTGGGCGGTCCGGTCCGGTTCGGCGCCGTGGCCGCACCCTTCGTCGCCGTCACCGGCCTCGACGGCACCGAGGTCGCCAGCTACCGGATCACGGGCCTTGAGGCCGAGTCGGCGGTGGTCGCCCTGGAGCTCTACCGCAGACACGACGCCTGGAAGGTGCGCGCCGTCGGCCAGGGATACGCCGGCGGCCTCGTCGAACTCCTCGCCGACCAGGGCCTCCCCGAGGCACGCCACCTCGCGGACGCCATCGACGGGGCGGTGTCCCAGGCCCACTCCCGCGCGGTGGCACCCCCGCCACCCCGCACACCGGACGGCGACCGCACCCGTCGGCCGGCGTCGCCCCCCGCGCCCGCGCGAACCACGTCGCCGTACGCGGCTCATGGGCCGCAGGACACCCCGATTCCCGGCACCCCGGAGCAGGCAGGATCCCCGGTTCAGGGGGACCTGGGCGCTGCTCGGCCTTCGTCACCGTACGAAGTCGAGGACCCGCAGAACGCCCCGTCGCAGGTCGGCCGACCGGACGGTCCGGCGCAGGCCGCCCCCGCTGCCGGAGCCCCCGTCGACTACAGCCATCCCAGCCGCCGTACGGCCGCTCCGCCACCGGCACCGCCGACCGCACCCCCGGCCCGGTCCGGCGAGTCTGGGGGGCCGGTCGCGGGCGACGCGACCGGATGGTCCATGGACGAGCGGCTCTACAACCAGGTCTGGGGCATGTTCGAGGACCTGGCGCGAACCGTCGCCGCCTACCGCAGCGCCGTGGACTTCGCCGACTCACGTATGGAACAGGAGATCGACAGGGCGCTGGCAGATCCACGCAGCCGGGGCGGTGGCCGGGGCGATGCCGCCCGGGAAGCGGCCCGTGCCAGGCAGACCCAGCTCGTCGACCAGGCCCGCTCCGCCCTCGACCGCGATCTCTCCCAGCTCGCCGCCGAGGCCGAGGTCGTCGAGCCCGCGCTGCCGCCGGCGTACGCGCGCTGGGACAACCCGGTCTGGCACGGCTACCGCGTACCGATGGAGATGCCCATGGCGCTCCGGGTGGGCGACCTGCGGCTGCCCGAGAGTGCCGGTCTGAGTGTCCCGATGCTCGTTCGGCTGCCGTTGGAGCGCGGCCTGTGGATCGACAGCGGCGGTGAGTCCCTCGACGGCTCGCTCCTCGACTCCGACGAGCTGCGGCGGCTGGCCATGGACACGGCGGTGGCGCACGCGTCCCGGCTGCTCGCGGTCCATCCGGCGGGCGAATTCGCCGTGCACGTCATCGATCCGGCAGGTTCCGGAGCCCCGGCCCTCGCGCCGCTGGTGCGAACCGGTGTGCTCGCGGGTCCGCCCGCCGCTGGGGCCGCCGGTGTCGCGGACGTCCTGGGCCGGTTGACCCAGCGCGTCGACCTGGTACAGATGGCGGTGCGCGGCGGCGCGGCCGACTCACTGCCGCCCGACCTCGACACCGCTCAGCAGCTGGTGATCGTCAACGACTTCCCGCACGGTTTCGACGACCGGGCGGTCACTCAGCTGCGGTATCTCGCGGACGAGGGCCCGGCCGTCGGCGTCCACCTGATGATGGTGGCCGACCGCGAGGACGCCGCCGCATACGGACCCTTGCTCGATCCGCTCTGGCGTTCGCTGATGCGACTCACTCCCGTGCCCGACGACCACCTCGCCGACCCTTGGGTCGGACATGCGTGGACGTACGAGCCGTCGGTCGTGCCGCAGGGCAGCCAGGTGCTCCAGCAGGTGCTCAGCCAGGTCGCGGCGGCCCGCCGTTCATGGAACCGCTGA
- a CDS encoding TerC family protein: MNVSVTLWVLTIVGLAALIAVDFFIGRKPHDVSIKEAGIWTVVWIALAGLFGVGLLVFSGGEPAGEFFAGFITEKSLSVDNLFVFVLIMAKFAVPSQYQQRVLLVGVLIALVLRAIFIAAGAAILASFAWVFYIFGAFLIWTAWKLIQEARADDEDEEFEENKLLKAAEKRFGVADRYHGTKLWIEQNGKRIMTPMLVVMLAIGTTDVLFALDSIPAIFGLTQDPYIVFTANAFALMGLRQLYFLIGGLLRKLVHLSYGLSVILGFIGVKLVLHALHESGVHVPEISIPVSLGVICGVLVITTITSLMASRKQEALKAAQNDSEGAPKDSIEA, from the coding sequence GTGAATGTTTCCGTGACCCTTTGGGTCCTTACCATCGTGGGTCTGGCCGCTCTGATCGCGGTGGACTTCTTCATCGGGCGCAAGCCTCACGACGTGTCGATCAAGGAAGCCGGAATCTGGACGGTCGTCTGGATTGCCCTGGCCGGCCTCTTCGGAGTGGGGCTGCTCGTCTTCAGTGGCGGTGAGCCCGCCGGTGAGTTCTTCGCGGGCTTCATCACCGAGAAGTCGTTGAGTGTCGACAACCTCTTCGTCTTCGTCCTGATCATGGCGAAGTTCGCGGTGCCCTCGCAGTACCAGCAGCGTGTGCTCCTCGTCGGCGTCCTCATCGCGCTTGTCCTGCGCGCGATATTCATCGCCGCCGGCGCCGCGATCCTCGCAAGCTTCGCGTGGGTGTTCTACATCTTCGGTGCCTTCCTCATCTGGACCGCCTGGAAGCTGATCCAGGAGGCCCGCGCCGACGACGAGGACGAGGAGTTCGAAGAGAACAAGCTGCTCAAGGCTGCCGAGAAGCGGTTCGGCGTGGCCGACCGCTACCACGGCACCAAGCTGTGGATCGAGCAGAACGGCAAGCGGATCATGACGCCGATGCTGGTCGTGATGCTCGCGATCGGTACCACGGACGTCCTGTTCGCCCTCGACTCGATCCCGGCGATCTTCGGCCTGACCCAGGACCCGTACATCGTCTTCACCGCCAACGCGTTCGCTCTGATGGGCCTGCGTCAGCTGTACTTCCTCATCGGCGGACTGCTGAGGAAGCTGGTCCACCTCTCGTACGGCCTGTCGGTCATCCTCGGCTTCATCGGCGTCAAGCTGGTGCTGCACGCGCTGCACGAGTCCGGTGTCCACGTACCGGAGATCTCCATACCGGTCTCCCTCGGAGTGATCTGCGGGGTCCTGGTCATCACCACGATCACCAGCCTGATGGCCTCCAGGAAGCAGGAGGCGCTCAAGGCGGCGCAGAACGACAGCGAAGGCGCTCCGAAGGACAGTATCGAGGCCTGA
- the aroQ gene encoding type II 3-dehydroquinate dehydratase: MPRTLANAPIMILNGPNLNLLGQRQPEIYGSDTLADVEALCAKAADGHGGTVDFRQSNHEGELVDWIQEARLGHAGIVINPGAYSHTSVAILDALNTCDGMPVLEVHISNIHQRETFRHHSYVSLRADGVIAGCGVQGYVFGVERVAALVSAATAEA; this comes from the coding sequence GTGCCCCGCACCCTCGCCAACGCCCCGATCATGATCCTCAACGGGCCCAACCTGAACCTCCTGGGCCAGCGCCAGCCGGAGATCTACGGCTCCGACACGCTCGCCGACGTCGAGGCACTGTGCGCCAAGGCGGCGGACGGGCACGGCGGCACTGTGGACTTCCGCCAGTCCAACCACGAGGGCGAGCTGGTCGACTGGATCCAGGAGGCACGCCTCGGCCACGCCGGCATCGTCATCAACCCCGGCGCCTACTCGCACACGTCCGTCGCGATCCTGGACGCGCTCAACACCTGCGACGGCATGCCGGTGCTGGAGGTCCACATCTCCAACATCCACCAGCGCGAGACGTTCCGGCACCACTCGTACGTCTCACTGCGCGCCGACGGCGTCATCGCGGGGTGCGGGGTGCAGGGGTATGTGTTCGGGGTGGAGCGGGTCGCCGCTCTGGTGAGTGCGGCGACCGCGGAGGCGTGA
- a CDS encoding MFS transporter, which translates to MVRLAAASLAGTAIEFYDFFVYGTAAALVLGPLFFPTFSPVAATLAAFGTFGVGFLARPLGSVLFGHIGDRHGRRPVLVASLLLTGASTVAVGCVPTYESIGTAAPVLLLALRFLQGLGLGGEWGGAVLLTSEHAPAERRALWASFPQVGPAVGFLLANGVMLALSACLTEGQFASWGWRVPFWAAGVLAVAGLWLRSSLPESPSFLEIDDHARVPLAEVVRDHWRLVLLTAGALAVGYAVFYAVTTWSLAYGTERLGVSRTVMLACIMAAVVVKGALTPVVALLGDRYGRRPLCLTGCATAALWMCPMVALLSTGEPLLMFLGFLVALIAFVTMFAVIAAYLPELYEPRVRCTGAAVGYNLGGVLGGALTPIVATALAEHGGRVPWGVGLYLTGIALFSLGCFALLPETRPVPRLAAAPATE; encoded by the coding sequence ATGGTGCGGCTGGCCGCCGCCTCGCTCGCGGGGACGGCCATCGAGTTCTACGACTTCTTCGTCTACGGCACCGCCGCCGCACTGGTTCTGGGGCCCCTGTTCTTCCCGACGTTCTCGCCGGTGGCCGCGACGCTGGCCGCCTTCGGGACGTTCGGTGTGGGGTTTCTCGCCCGGCCTCTGGGGTCGGTGCTGTTCGGCCACATCGGGGACCGGCACGGGCGGCGGCCGGTCCTCGTCGCCTCCCTGCTGCTGACCGGGGCGTCGACGGTCGCGGTCGGCTGCGTACCGACGTACGAGTCGATCGGCACCGCGGCTCCCGTGCTCCTCCTGGCGCTGCGTTTCCTCCAGGGGCTCGGGCTGGGCGGGGAGTGGGGCGGGGCCGTCCTGCTGACCTCGGAGCACGCGCCCGCCGAACGGCGCGCTCTGTGGGCGAGCTTCCCACAGGTCGGCCCCGCGGTGGGCTTCCTGCTCGCCAACGGCGTGATGCTGGCGCTGTCCGCGTGCCTCACGGAGGGGCAGTTCGCCTCGTGGGGGTGGCGGGTGCCGTTCTGGGCGGCCGGGGTGCTCGCCGTGGCGGGGCTGTGGCTGCGTTCTTCGCTACCGGAGAGCCCGAGTTTCCTGGAGATCGACGACCACGCGCGCGTGCCGCTCGCCGAAGTGGTGCGCGACCATTGGCGGCTGGTCCTGCTGACGGCGGGCGCGCTCGCGGTCGGATACGCGGTGTTCTACGCGGTGACGACCTGGTCCCTCGCCTACGGGACGGAACGGCTCGGTGTCAGCCGTACCGTCATGCTGGCCTGCATCATGGCCGCTGTGGTGGTCAAGGGCGCCCTGACACCCGTGGTGGCCCTCCTGGGCGACCGTTACGGCCGTCGGCCGCTGTGCCTCACGGGTTGTGCCACGGCCGCCCTGTGGATGTGCCCCATGGTCGCGCTGCTGTCGACCGGCGAACCGCTGCTGATGTTTCTCGGATTCCTGGTGGCGCTGATCGCGTTCGTCACGATGTTCGCGGTGATCGCGGCGTATCTGCCGGAGCTGTACGAGCCCCGCGTACGGTGCACGGGCGCCGCGGTCGGTTACAACCTCGGCGGGGTCCTCGGCGGCGCGCTCACGCCGATCGTGGCGACGGCGCTCGCCGAACACGGGGGCCGGGTCCCGTGGGGCGTGGGGCTGTATCTGACGGGCATCGCCCTGTTCAGCCTCGGGTGCTTCGCGTTGCTGCCGGAGACCCGGCCGGTGCCCCGCCTCGCCGCCGCACCGGCCACGGAGTGA
- a CDS encoding TerD family protein: MTKGQAINLQKNDGGTLTAVRMGLGWQAAPRRGLFGSRTREIDLDASAVLFADKQPMDVVFFRHLVSDDGSVRHTGDNLVGGVGQGGDDEAILVDLPRVPVHIDQIVFTVNSFTGQTFQEVQNAFCRLVDETNGDELARYTLDGGGQYTAQIMAKVHRAGAGWQMTALGTPANGRTFQDLMPAILPHL; encoded by the coding sequence CTGACCAAGGGTCAGGCCATCAACCTGCAGAAGAACGACGGGGGCACCCTGACCGCGGTGCGGATGGGCCTCGGCTGGCAGGCGGCACCCCGGCGTGGCCTGTTCGGGTCGCGTACGCGGGAGATCGATCTGGACGCCTCGGCCGTACTGTTCGCCGACAAGCAGCCCATGGACGTCGTGTTCTTCCGCCACCTGGTGAGTGACGACGGCTCCGTGCGGCACACCGGTGACAACCTCGTCGGCGGTGTCGGCCAGGGCGGTGACGACGAGGCGATCCTCGTCGACCTGCCGCGTGTGCCGGTCCACATCGACCAGATCGTCTTCACCGTGAACTCCTTCACGGGGCAGACCTTCCAGGAGGTGCAGAACGCCTTCTGTCGTCTGGTCGACGAGACCAACGGTGACGAACTCGCCCGCTACACGCTGGACGGCGGGGGCCAGTACACGGCCCAGATCATGGCGAAGGTGCACCGCGCGGGCGCGGGCTGGCAGATGACAGCCCTTGGCACGCCTGCCAACGGCCGCACCTTCCAGGACCTGATGCCGGCGATCCTGCCGCACCTGTAG
- a CDS encoding MBL fold metallo-hydrolase — protein MTYSGAVKVGGPADVHELQDLMITKVAVGPMNNNAYLLRCRATDEQLLIDAANDAHTLITLIGDDGITSVVTTHQHGDHWQALAEVVEATGARTYAGRDDAEGIPVPTDVPVADGDTIRVGHVELTARQLVGHTPGSIALVYDDPHGHPHVFTGDCLFPGGVGNTRQDPEAFASLIRDVETKIFGPLPDESWVYPGHGSDTTLGAERPHLPEWHARGW, from the coding sequence ATGACGTACAGCGGAGCGGTGAAGGTCGGCGGTCCTGCAGATGTGCACGAGTTGCAGGACCTGATGATCACCAAGGTCGCGGTGGGCCCGATGAACAACAACGCCTATCTGCTGCGCTGCCGGGCCACGGACGAGCAGTTGCTGATCGACGCGGCGAACGACGCCCATACGTTGATCACGCTGATCGGGGACGACGGCATCACGTCGGTCGTCACCACGCACCAGCACGGGGACCACTGGCAGGCGCTCGCGGAGGTCGTGGAGGCCACCGGCGCCCGTACGTACGCGGGCCGGGACGACGCCGAGGGCATCCCCGTACCGACCGATGTGCCGGTCGCCGACGGCGACACGATCCGCGTAGGACATGTGGAGCTCACCGCGCGGCAACTGGTCGGGCACACGCCGGGCTCGATCGCGCTCGTCTACGACGACCCGCACGGGCATCCGCACGTGTTCACCGGGGACTGCCTCTTCCCCGGCGGGGTGGGCAACACGCGCCAGGACCCGGAGGCCTTCGCCAGCCTGATCCGCGACGTGGAGACGAAGATCTTCGGCCCGCTCCCCGACGAGAGCTGGGTCTACCCGGGGCACGGCAGCGACACCACCCTGGGCGCGGAGCGGCCACACCTGCCGGAGTGGCACGCGCGCGGCTGGTGA
- a CDS encoding amino acid ABC transporter permease — MTAVKEESGQEDPAGMPDRGDGYVPSQRRIDRERFKRTRARRATSIAALSTLVTGVVLYLVVVSAPGWPRTKETFFNAQYAREAFPKVLEGLWLNVRLLLICGVAVLVLGMLIAIARTLRGPVFFPLRALAAAYTDFFRGLPLIINLMIVVLGVPALRLQGITVDPVLLGGTALTLTYSAYVAEVFRAGIESVHPSQRAAARSLGLTNRQALRYVVLPQAVRRQVPPLLNDLVSLQKDTGLVSIGGAVDAVRAADIIVGRSLNYTPYIVAGLVFVALTIPMTRFTDWVTARMDRQRAQGGTL; from the coding sequence GTGACCGCAGTGAAGGAGGAGTCCGGGCAGGAGGACCCGGCCGGTATGCCGGACCGGGGCGACGGTTACGTCCCTTCGCAGCGACGGATCGACCGTGAGCGGTTCAAGCGCACCCGTGCGCGCCGCGCCACGTCGATCGCCGCGCTGTCCACCCTGGTCACCGGGGTCGTCCTCTACCTGGTCGTGGTGAGCGCGCCGGGCTGGCCGCGCACCAAGGAGACGTTCTTCAACGCACAGTACGCGCGCGAGGCGTTCCCCAAGGTCCTCGAAGGGCTGTGGCTCAACGTACGGCTGCTGCTGATCTGCGGGGTCGCGGTACTCGTCCTGGGCATGCTGATCGCCATCGCCCGCACGCTGCGCGGCCCGGTGTTCTTTCCGCTGCGCGCACTGGCCGCCGCGTACACGGACTTCTTCCGCGGCCTGCCGCTGATCATCAACCTGATGATCGTCGTCCTGGGTGTGCCGGCGCTGCGGCTCCAGGGCATCACCGTGGACCCGGTGCTGCTCGGCGGTACGGCGCTGACGCTGACGTATTCGGCATACGTCGCCGAGGTGTTCCGGGCCGGCATCGAGTCCGTGCACCCGTCGCAGCGGGCGGCGGCGCGCTCGCTCGGGCTGACCAACCGGCAGGCGCTGCGGTACGTCGTGCTGCCCCAGGCCGTACGGCGCCAGGTGCCGCCGCTGCTCAACGACCTGGTGTCGCTGCAGAAGGACACCGGGCTCGTCTCGATCGGCGGCGCGGTCGACGCCGTACGCGCGGCCGACATCATCGTGGGCCGCAGCCTCAACTACACGCCGTACATCGTCGCGGGACTGGTCTTCGTCGCGCTGACCATCCCGATGACCCGCTTCACGGACTGGGTGACGGCCCGGATGGACCGGCAGCGGGCGCAGGGAGGAACACTGTGA
- a CDS encoding ABC transporter substrate-binding protein: MHLAPHTLRRVVSAATVALLATAVGCAPQPEETSAAKPTGTAGATCAKGKLATRTSGKLTIATDEPAYEPWFKDGKPADGKGFESAVAYAVARQLGYDKANVVWQSVPFNKAFAPGVKTFDFDINQVSISTERKKAVDFSSGYYDVRQAVIALKNSKAAKATSIADLKGLKLGAQVGTTSLNYIDDVVKPTQEPAAYAKNDQAKSALQNGQVDAIVVDLPTAFYITAAEVTDAKIVGQFENQGGTPEQFGLVLDKGSALTSCVTTAVDALRKDGTLASIEKQWLSDAVDAPVLK, encoded by the coding sequence ATGCACCTTGCCCCTCACACGCTGCGCCGTGTGGTCTCCGCCGCCACTGTCGCCCTGCTCGCCACCGCTGTCGGCTGCGCCCCGCAGCCGGAGGAGACGAGCGCCGCCAAACCCACCGGGACGGCCGGAGCCACCTGCGCCAAGGGCAAGTTGGCCACCCGAACCTCGGGCAAGCTGACGATCGCCACCGACGAGCCCGCGTATGAGCCCTGGTTCAAGGATGGCAAGCCCGCCGACGGCAAGGGCTTCGAGTCGGCGGTCGCTTACGCCGTGGCGCGGCAGCTCGGCTACGACAAGGCGAACGTCGTGTGGCAGAGCGTGCCCTTCAACAAGGCGTTCGCGCCCGGGGTGAAGACCTTCGACTTCGATATCAACCAGGTGTCGATCAGCACCGAGCGCAAGAAGGCCGTGGACTTCTCGTCCGGCTACTACGACGTCCGCCAGGCCGTCATCGCGCTGAAGAACTCCAAGGCCGCGAAGGCGACGAGTATCGCGGACCTCAAGGGCCTCAAGCTGGGCGCCCAGGTCGGCACCACCAGCCTCAACTACATCGACGACGTGGTGAAGCCGACCCAGGAGCCGGCCGCGTACGCCAAGAACGACCAGGCCAAGTCCGCGCTGCAGAACGGCCAGGTCGACGCCATCGTCGTGGACCTGCCGACCGCCTTCTACATCACCGCCGCCGAGGTGACCGACGCGAAGATCGTCGGACAGTTCGAGAACCAGGGCGGTACGCCGGAGCAGTTCGGGCTCGTGCTCGACAAGGGCAGCGCCCTCACCTCCTGTGTGACGACCGCGGTGGACGCCCTGCGCAAGGACGGCACACTCGCCTCGATCGAGAAGCAGTGGCTGTCGGACGCCGTCGACGCTCCGGTGCTCAAGTGA
- a CDS encoding calcium:proton antiporter codes for MIVQLRSLATRWTAVVPMAAVVLLVFTWGRDLPGVVVALVTLVLAGAVLAAVHHAEVIAHRVGEPFGSLVLAVAVTIIEVALIVTLMADGGDKSSTLARDTVFAAVMITCNGIVGLSLLTASIRHGTAVFNPEGTGAALATVATLATLSLVLPTFTTSKPGPEFSTAQLTFAALASLILYGLFVATQTVRHRDYFLPVSRQGEVITADGHAELPTAREVKVSLGLLGMALIGVVGLAKGVSPTIESGVEAADLPHAVVGVIIALLVLLPETIAALRSARRDRVQTSLNLALGSAMASIGLTIPAVALASIWLSGPLVLGLGATHMVLLALTVVVGSLTVVPGRATPLQGGVHLVLFAAYLELAINP; via the coding sequence ATGATCGTCCAGCTGCGGTCGCTCGCGACGCGGTGGACGGCCGTCGTGCCGATGGCCGCGGTCGTCCTGCTGGTGTTCACCTGGGGACGCGACCTTCCCGGCGTGGTCGTCGCACTGGTGACACTGGTCCTCGCGGGAGCCGTGCTGGCCGCCGTGCACCACGCGGAGGTGATCGCCCACCGGGTCGGTGAACCCTTCGGGTCCCTCGTGCTGGCTGTGGCCGTCACGATCATCGAGGTCGCCCTGATCGTCACACTCATGGCGGACGGCGGGGACAAGAGTTCCACCCTGGCCAGGGACACCGTCTTCGCGGCCGTGATGATCACCTGCAACGGCATCGTCGGTCTGAGCCTCCTCACCGCCTCGATCCGCCACGGGACCGCGGTCTTCAACCCGGAGGGCACCGGCGCCGCCCTCGCCACGGTCGCGACGCTGGCCACGCTCAGCCTGGTACTGCCGACGTTCACCACGAGCAAGCCGGGTCCCGAGTTCTCCACCGCCCAGCTCACCTTCGCCGCGCTCGCCTCTCTGATCCTCTACGGCCTGTTCGTGGCGACCCAGACCGTGCGGCACCGCGACTACTTCCTCCCGGTCTCCCGGCAGGGCGAGGTCATCACCGCGGACGGCCATGCCGAACTCCCGACCGCCCGCGAGGTCAAGGTCAGCCTGGGACTGCTGGGCATGGCGCTCATCGGCGTGGTCGGCCTCGCGAAGGGAGTGTCGCCCACCATCGAGTCCGGGGTGGAGGCGGCCGACCTGCCGCATGCCGTCGTCGGTGTGATCATCGCCCTGCTAGTGCTGCTTCCCGAGACCATCGCCGCGCTGCGCTCCGCACGCCGCGACCGGGTGCAGACCAGCCTGAACCTCGCCCTCGGGTCCGCGATGGCCAGCATCGGCCTGACGATCCCCGCCGTGGCCCTGGCGTCCATATGGCTCTCCGGGCCACTGGTCCTCGGCCTCGGCGCCACCCACATGGTGTTGCTGGCCCTGACTGTGGTGGTGGGTTCGCTGACGGTGGTGCCGGGGCGGGCCACGCCGCTCCAGGGCGGCGTACATCTGGTGCTGTTCGCGGCCTACCTGGAACTGGCCATCAACCCCTGA